From a region of the Kwoniella mangroviensis CBS 8507 chromosome 1 map unlocalized Ctg01, whole genome shotgun sequence genome:
- a CDS encoding phosphoglycerate kinase: MSLSSKLSITDVNLKGERVLIRVDFNVPQDKELNITNPARIVAALPTIKYAIDQGAKSVILMSHLGRPDGSPNSKYSLKPVAAKLSELLSKDVKFLDDCVGEDVKKAVLAGENGQVFLLENLRFHVEEEGKGKKDGEKIKADPENVKKFREDLTALGTVYINDAFGTAHRAHSSMVGVQLPQRAAGFLMKKELEYFAKVLEHPERPFLAILGGAKVADKIQLIENMLDQVNTLIICGGMSFTFKKTLENVEIGKSLFDEEGSKKVQSLVDKAKKNNVKLVFPVDYITADKFDKDAQVGEATDESGIPADWQGLDAGPKSQEIFAQTVAEAKTILWNGPAGVFEFPNFAKGSNALLDATIKAAKNGATVIVGGGDTATLVANAGKEKELSHVSTGGGASLELLEGKTLPGVAELSEKK; encoded by the exons AtgtctctttcttccaaacTCAGTATCACCGACGTCAACCTCAAGGGTGAACGTGTCCTCATCAGAGTCGACTTCAACGTTCC TCAAGATAAGGAATTGAACATTACCAACCCAGCT CGTATCGTAGCCGctcttcccaccatcaaATATGCTATTGATCAAG GTGCCAAATCCGTCATTTTGATGTCCCATCTTGGACGACCTGATGGATCTCCCAACTCCAAATATTCCCTCAAACCCGTTGCTGCCAAGCTTTCCGAACTTTTATCTAAAGATGTGAAATTCCTTGATGATTGTGTAGGAGAGGATGTCAAGAAGGCTGTATTGGCCGGTGAGAACGGTCAGGTCTTCCTCTTGGAGAACCTTAGATTCCAcgttgaggaggaaggtaaaggtaagaaggatggtgagaagatcaaag CCGACCCTGAGAACGTCAAGAAATTCAGAGAAGATTTGACTGCTCTTGGTACTGTTTACATCAATGATGC CTTCGGTACTGCCCACCGAGCTCACTCTTCCATGGTCGGTGTACAACTCCCTCAAAGAGCCGCCGGTTTCCTCATGAAGAAGGAACTCGAGTACTTTGCCAAAGTACTTGAACACCCCGAAAGACCTTTCTTGGCTATCCTCGGTGGTGCCAAGGTTGCTGACAAGATCCAATTGATCGAAAACATGcttgatcaa GTCaacactctcatcatctgtgGTGGTATGtcattcaccttcaagaAGACTCTTGAGAatgtcgag ATTGGTAAATCTCTCTTTGACGAGGAAGGATCCAAAAAGGTTCAATCTCTCGTTGacaaagccaagaagaacaacGTCAAGCTTGTCTTCCCTGTCGATTATATCACCGCCGATAAATTCGACAAAGATGCTCAA GTTGGTGAAGCCACCGACGAATCAGGTATCCCCGCCGACTGGCAAGGTCTCGATGCTGGACCTAAATCTCAAGAGATCTTCGCTCAGACCGTCGCTGAAGCCAAGACGATCTTATGGAATGGTCCAGCGGGTGTATTCGAGTTCCCCAACTTTGCCAAAGGATCCAACGCCTTGCTCGACGCTACTATCAAAGCTGCCAAGAATGGTGCTACGGTCATtgtcggtggtggtgataCCGCTACTTTGGTCGCTAATGCTggtaaagagaaggaattgagTCACGTATCtactggtggtggtgcttCCCTTGAATTACTCGAGGGTAAG ACCCTCCCTGGTGTTGCTGAGCTCTCTGAGAAGAAATGA